DNA from Macadamia integrifolia cultivar HAES 741 chromosome 12, SCU_Mint_v3, whole genome shotgun sequence:
CCATTGTAGTTTTGATATTCTTAATACAATAGTATTTCAAGTATATGCATCCCAAGATCTGTGGAACatctaccaagaaaaaaaaaattagtgaacAGTCTGGCCCAAGATTCTAGATCTTGACATcttctaaaaagaaaaatcaaaataacaaaaactaAAGGTGGGTTTGGATCATGACTAGTTATGTATCCAAGGAGTTACAATACATGTCTAGTTAGAGATTTATCCATCGTCATGCAGAATATTGTAATTCtacttttaaaataaataaaatacaactACAAAATCTACATCTTGTCATGTCTTATAAACCATTTTcaactaataaaatatatattttggcTTTGTGGGTATTTTCTTAACTTTTAGAGAGAGAACAGCCAGTGGGAGGGGGGACAAAGAAGGGCATGGTATCATTTATCAAAGAGGGAAAGTAAAAACAAATTCTATGACCTGCTATGGGGGAGGATGGGTATCAGTCATGGAAGAAGGcatgtgggggtggggggatcaTTCACCTATtattaagggggggggggggagagagagagagagagagagagggagcagTTGAATTCACATAAAGGTGTTATACCCTTACCCTAAATTTCCTCTTTATGACTGTACAGATGAGGCACATGAGAATACCAGCACTAATGAGTATTAGGTAGCAGCTGTATTTTTCCGAGAACGGAAGGATGACCCCACCTGTACCTGTTACTCATGTTTTGATAATTGGAAGGGCTTCCGAACACATAAGAGAAGGCTAGTATAATCCCTCCAAACACTAGggaaatccccaaaccctaatagtAATATGTACCAAGATGTGGGTCCTACACCCTGGAAACATATTgggaaggccccactcaacATAAGGATCCATTTCTACTCAGAAGcgaccaattcagccttcaccggctgataGGTATCAGCCGGTGAACACATCCTGAGAGTGTAATGGCCAAAATTGGGTTATTTTGCCATGGGGCCCGATTCTTCGCACCCGTGCACGTCAAAACCATTTCCAATGATGGAGCAACATAATTAAGAGTGGATTAATGTTTTGGGACGCCAAGGGGTGACCCATTTACATCGGTAATGGGTAGAACCCATTATTTTCCCAAACAGACATAAGgcaacttaagtggctataataGAAGCCTTTGCCCATTCATTTCTCCACCTATCAAATTAgaacaagaggagaagaagaagaaggagaagaagaaggagaaggagagcaaggaagGAGGAAGCAAGGGAGGAGCAAGGGTCCTACCAACTAAGGTAAGCCCTATCTTCTCTAtccctctccacacacacacgtctctctctctctctctctctctctctctctccctcccatttTTCTACTATCCTTAAACCCAATGGAGAACCCCAACCGAATCTCACCTCCCCACTTGTCAAGACTACCAATTGGGAGGGGGATTTGATGTAGAAGACTTACCATAGCAAGGTTGGAAGCTCAATTTGAGTCCATAAACCACATATTATGAACTCCCCAGCTTAAACCCCAAGTTTAGGCAACTAAGCCCTAGAAATGGTGAACCTTGCCCAAATCTTCTATAACCAACCATTCTAACCCCACATTAggttgggaaaaatgaaattaaaacatATGTATGGTGAGTTAGAGTGATCACACACGCAATTGATGGTCATCTCTTAAGCTCAACTTAAATCCCTTCAAATCTAGCTTAACTTAGGTATGTCCAttagggtgtcaaaaaagcTCGGCCAGCCCAAGCCTGCCTTAAGCCCAGATAAGGCTTGGGGCAAGCATTTCAACCCATTTGAATTTTCAGGCCCGATGTCAGCCTAACCCTAAGCtgagcccagcccagcccaacccagcccaaccaaATCTGACCCTATCtatacaataaatatattatattacttctacaataatattattatattatcacatacaataaatatattgtCTTACTATAATAACATATAAAATGTTACGATCCCATGTCAGCTTATGGGGGTTGATCCCACATCGGTTTCCTATGAAAATTGatatgggttgatatggtcttgggtcccctGACTCCTCTCACCTTGTAAGCTGGTTTATGGGATTAAGTTCTTCCAGGACCATAacagtggtatcaaagcagccGATCCTTGGCCCAACCAGCTCACGGAAGGGGCGACCTGGTTCTAGAGTGAGAGCCACTAGGAAAGGGCTACCTGCCTCCAGGCAAAAACACAACTTAGAAAGGGCTACCTGATCTGGAGTGGGCCGCCATAGGATGTCTGGTTCCAAAGCGTGGTGGtatgttacgatcccatatcagcttatgaGGTTTGATCCCACATTGGTTCCTATgaaaattgatgtgggttgatatggtcttgggtcccctcaccttgtaagccggtttatggggttgagttctttcaGGACCGTAatataaaatgtcataattttttcaaatatcTCCATTCACCATCGACACCTTTTTTTAATCACAACACCACATTTTGATGCGGAAccggattccaaggactgaaatcggatcgcttagggacCACAACAATTATAAAATATCTCAAGGTAATGGTTGAGGGGCAATCTTGTAaattcaagaacactcaagCACTTAAAAGAGTGGAAAATAACTAATAGGGTCAAACTAGcatagaaaattagaaaaaggggttttttggaaTTATAAGGAGTAGGGGAAATAATATGTCACAACTATAGAGAATAGGGGCTTAGTTGTAATAAGAGGAATAActcttttaaaacaaaagaagaacctGTTTCTTCTTCCCAATAGAAACCATAGCAGGCGGTAGATCAGCAAGCTTCGGCAGGGGAAGATCCACCAATTCTTGTAGGCTGGACTTGAAATTCTGTGTGAAGGGTCGCCTCAGCAGTCTCTACCTAACCCAGTTGAGCTCAGCTTCAAATAGTGCAGGAAAGGACAGATCTAAAGGCCTGCAACAGCATCTGGCGCAACAGTATGGAACCAGGTCTGAACCTGAGTTTGATTCTCTTAGTAGAAGGACCCTTTTGAGGTTAAGACTCTTGGGTTGATGTCGCCCAAGGGAAGACATCCTTCGCTCCAGATCTCAGGTTCTTCTGATAGGTACCAATGGAGATCAACCTCCAAATCTAGGGCTGGAAGTATCACCCAGAACAGAGTAATTTTCAGGTACAAGAATTAAACAGcaagaaatagggaaaaaattAGAGAACAGAAAGAAGAtcagaagggaaaagaagagaaggaaattcagaaagggaagaaggggatCACCCACGGGCAGCCATGGttcacaaccaaaaaaaaaaaacttaaatcaaTTTTATTCAATGTAAAACTGAGTTATTCTCCATTAcaaggctatttaaagaaaataatgacataattttggaagctaatcaaaaatggaaactaaacctagatagcaactacaataaaaatcaaatctaaataaaggTCTGCCAATCTAATATccaaataataaaggaaagcaaataaaaatcaagtcaaaagatagtTCCTTAAATCCATCGCCGAGCTGCATCACATTTATctctactttttcttttctttttttaatataaattgtTGGTAAACAAAGTTTGAGAATGGGTAGGTGAatgtgttctctctctctctctctcccaaccAAGTGGCATTACATAGGGGCTGCCATGGTCAATCAAGGCAACCCCAGCTCTGACTAGGGTCAATTATGGCCAACCACAACCTTGCCCAATCAAGGTCAATCAGGGCCgggctaggttgggttgagCCCAAAAGAGCTAGGCATGGGTTGAGATATCCCAaccctaggggtgtcaattccaagcttGCATTGGTAGGCCAACtgaagcccgacatgtttatggcccgacctGGACCAGCCCAATTATAAACGAGTCGGGCTTGAGCATGACACGTTTATAAAATGGTAGTATACGGTGCAGCCACCTACCCCAACGGGCACCCgacaagcccgacacatttataagccCGAATTGAACTGATTCCTTTAAGCTTGACCTAACccaacccctttaatactatttgaaatcctcatttttccaccaaaaattgAAGAGTAAAGCAAAAGTCCAAGTGGGTTTGCTCCAATTTTCAAGATAAACAAGAGAATAAGCTTGAGAACTTCAACTATCGCGTTGACGGTGGGAAGGGCCGTAGCCTGACTAAGGCCCGGTTAAGGTCCGTTTATGGCAGCTCAATTATGGCCCAAGACTGACCGACCTGATTATAAACCATACTGTGTTCGCCCTAGCTAAGCCTGTTTAGCTAAATAGAGCTATATGGGTGTTCATGGTGCAGCCCTAGAATTTGGCTGAGCTTAACTAGGCCCGACCAGTTAACACCTACCctacccaacccaacctagggTAAAAAGCCTGGGCTGAGTTAAGAAACCTTAGGGTCGGGCTAGGTAATGCAAATCCGGGTACCAAAATCGGCTTTGGatcacttatgggcccacaagaaCAATTGAACTCACTCAAGCCTCTCatggaaattttgtaatttcaataGCAATCAAGCACTTTGTGAAGGCAAAGAACCAGTAGTGGTAATATGGTAATAAAATAAGATTCCCAAGGTTTAAATAGATAAGTACAGAAAAGAGAACATAACAGGTATTGTGATTTACAGTTCAGGTGTAAACTAGGAAGGGAACTTAAATAAAGATTAGAGAGGACTATAGACGAAGAGAAGGGTAAAATTGGAAAGAACAATAACAAAGGGATTGAATCACTCATGATATTGGGGTTGTCTTCCACCTCTGGACAGAAATCAGAGGCGAAGGTCATGAAAACCAGATCTGGTTCAAGGGGATAATCTCAGCAAACAGGGTTTCTTTTGATCTGAAATCTTGGGTAAGACTTCGTAATCTTCAGGCCTCTTGAGATCAACCAAACACAGCTCCAAACTCCCAAGTGTTATTCAACCAAGGTGATGCTGAAACAAATCTGGGCAGTGAAAGGGACCCCACTCTGATTTCAGGTTTCAATCTTGTACCAGGAAGTGTTGTAGAGAACAAGATCCTAGGGCTTAGGTCACTTAGGATTGAAGATCCTTCGCCCAAAGTTCCAGAACTGATGGATGGGTTCGTGATGAGTTTTACTGCAAGAACTCCACTCAGATGTACCGACAGGAACAGAGCAGCTGCTAGGTGTAACAAACAGAAATAAAGACCAGAAAAGGAAGATTAGAGGAGAGGAAGCTTCGCACACCTCATGGCAGCCATTGCTTAACCACAAACATTCATTCAATTTTCAATCAATCAAGTCCCATCGTTGGGTACAATAACACTaattaaatacaaaataaaaatctaatttCTTATTCTGAAATTGAATAAGCTTGCATCTAAATctaaagagagaaacaaaatctcactcaaataaaagtaaaaatcaACTCTAATTCAACTCCTATTGTTTCTAactctaaaaagaaaaaggaatcaaCTCAACCCCAATTAAATCAATCGTCCAACTGCATCACTAGCGTTTTAAGAAAACCAGGCCCAACCCAgccatttgacacccctagctagTTTATTGCCTATAAGTAGGCTGAGTTGATTAAAGCATTGTACAACACCTGAACCTAAACGAGAACATCATCTTGAGAAAGGGTTGTGATCTTGTGAGAATCAGTTTGAGCTTAATTATCATAGTTTCCGGGTTGAGTAAGAATCCATTTTGTTGTTCGAGCTTGTGTAGCTCTTCTTGTACTTTGTGTACTTGTAAGCGGATGTGTTCTGTTGTGTGGATATATTTAGCTATGTTAAGAAAATTCTTAGTCTATGCGACCCGGGTGCTCAATCCGAAGGGACCGCGATTGGGTTGGTGTAAGGCTTGATTCCTGCCAATTGCAAAGGGATCATTGGATAGTGGAAATCCTTGGTTTGTGTAACTTGGGTTGTCAACATAGAATCAATCGAATCCAAAACACTCTAAATTGGTTGTGTGCTTgatatttatttctctctttcttcttgcacTCACTTCACATCAAATACATTGATCTTTCATGGTCCTCAATATGTTTATTTCATATATCTTTGGATGTGTTTTCCATTGTGTGATAATGGGTATGAGCTACATCATTTTTAATATTGTAACAATCCAATTCACCCCCCACCGTCTTGGATTGCATCTGATCCTACAATATGCTAAAGAATTGGAAAGAAACACAAAGTGTAACTTGCCAATATATACCAACAAACTAgctttaaaaaaatctattgcaAGTCTAGCAATACATGCCACACTTATATCTCAAACATGTTACAACATTCGGGTGATTTTATGATATTAACAAACCCAACCAATGTGTTAATGGAAAAGTGACAAGCCCTTCCTGGATCAATATAATCTCAGATCAGATTCAATTCTGACCTCATTGTACCATTAATATACCAAAATTGATCACTATTTTAAATTAGAGTACCCCACCCCTGCATTCTAATTGCACTGACATGATATTTATCAATTCAAATTTTATCTCCATCATATAGTTGATTTTCCAAGACATTTATTTGTTACTCATCAAGATTAATGCACCCCATTATGCATTTGCAACGACAAAAAACCATCTTATGACAACACAATCTTGATTAGATCCCCATTTTGCTCCTCTTCACACCATGAATTTCATGGCGTTCCAAATGGAAGTGGAAGCATGTCAGCTGGCCTTTAGAACCATCCAGCCCCCAAATCAGTTGATCTCACTAATGCATCTTCTCTTTTTAGGGGTTTTATTTGATGGATTACAGCTCAATTGGTGAGCACAATAGACTCTTCTCAATCCTTCAAACTAGGTACCATAGACATCAAACCATGATTCCTAAAACTCTCAGAGCATATTAGATCGTAAATTTATAATTCAAATCCCTCCTATCCTAAtccaaaacctaaatcctaaccTTCAAATGTAGTGTTGTCTACATGACAAGTATCATGTACCCAGCTAGTAAATTAAACTAGTAACAATAcccaaaattaattaaaaaaaaaaaaaaaaaagggagagagcaCAAGTGAAACAGTATAATAAATTTAGCAGAAAAATACCATGTGAGGATACTTGTATTGATCAACAACCCTCGTGTTCTCGAGCTTAATGTTTAGGTATTGATCGACCGAATGAAGAGTTCCTCTAATCGCTAGATCATTCTTCAATTCGACTGTCACTTCTCTTCCCACTAAATCCTTGAAATAAGAGAAGAACAACTAGacccaaaaaaagacaaaaacaacCACGAAACTGTAAGCAGAAACCCATAAAGAAAATTTCGTGAAAAAGTAACAAATTTATTAAGAAGGAAAGGAATTTACCATCTTCACCGTTCCACtagtagaacaaagaaagaACGCGAAGAAACCCCTTTGCTCTTGAAGACGAAGCGAAGAACCCTTCTGTAACTTGCTTTGATTTTTCGCTCCTTAACTTGCCGAAAGGATTTTGAAACATCTTTCTCACGTCTTGGAAGTTGGTAGTTGAGATTTGAGAAGCGAAGGAATGGCAACCAAGGCTTTACAACTGGGGATCGGTTCAAATGAAACAGATCCGAATTGGAACGGTATCGGTATTTATCTCTGTtttttctagaattttttttttttggatcatttTATATTGTTATCCATATACCTTAGCATGGATCGGTTCTGGATCGTTCAGGATCGGGGATCTATCTTTGTCAATACCGATCCAATCCGAGTGATGCTGATCAATCTGATCCTATTTTTAAAACTACACTGGCAACATAAAGTTAAGCAGGATGGGGTAAAATTTGAACCCTTTTCATATAAGATGGGGTAAAAACAGGGGAAAAAGAACTTGCTTCTTTGGCGCGCAGAAAACACCCAGATTGGTGCAAGAGTGAAAGAATAGGATACCCCCCTAGTTATGTGCACTGATTATGCTCCTACATGCTTTTCCAATGATAGAAGCGGAATTCTTGGTTGCTATGATTGGGCTTGAGGTGGCACAGCAATTTGGCATCCTCTGGctctggattgaatgtgattcggcAGCCGTGGTGATTCTTTTCCGAAAGAAAAAACCTCCTTGGGTAACATACCAGAGA
Protein-coding regions in this window:
- the LOC122057643 gene encoding sm-like protein LSM2 isoform X2, whose product is MLFFSYFKDLVGREVTVELKNDLAIRGTLHSVDQYLNIKLENTRVVDQYKYPHMPII
- the LOC122057643 gene encoding sm-like protein LSM2 isoform X3: MLFFSYFKDLVGREVTVELKNDLAIRGTLHSVDQYLNIKLENTRVVDQYKYPHMP